A window of the Burkholderiales bacterium genome harbors these coding sequences:
- a CDS encoding CoA ester lyase: protein MSFTIIEQSTPRLHRSELAVPGTNTALFDKAAKSAADIIFLDLEDAVAPDDKAQARKNIVQGLNDMDWGTKTVMIRINGLDTHYMYRDVVDIVENCPRLDMILIPKAGVAADVYAVDMLVTQIENAKKRTKRIGFEVLIETALGMANVEAIATSSKRLEAMSFGVADYAASTRARTTVIGGVNKDSGVLTDKDDKGNREYFWSDPWHAAQTRMMVACRAYGLRPIDGPFGDFNDPDGFISAANRCAVLGYEGKWAIHPSQIELANQVFTPSDAEVTKARRVVEAMAQAAKEGKGAVSLDGRLIDIASIRMAEALLKKADATRKAA from the coding sequence ATGAGCTTTACCATTATCGAGCAATCCACACCCAGATTACACCGTTCCGAACTCGCCGTACCCGGAACCAACACGGCTTTATTCGACAAAGCCGCGAAATCGGCCGCCGACATTATTTTTCTCGATCTCGAAGACGCCGTTGCTCCGGACGATAAAGCGCAGGCGCGCAAAAACATCGTGCAGGGTCTGAACGACATGGATTGGGGAACCAAGACCGTGATGATCCGCATCAACGGCCTCGACACCCATTACATGTATCGCGACGTTGTCGATATCGTCGAAAATTGTCCGCGCCTCGACATGATTCTGATTCCGAAAGCTGGCGTCGCCGCTGACGTCTATGCCGTCGATATGCTGGTCACGCAAATCGAAAATGCCAAGAAGCGCACCAAACGCATTGGCTTCGAAGTGCTGATCGAAACAGCACTCGGCATGGCCAACGTCGAAGCGATTGCGACTTCGAGCAAACGGCTGGAAGCGATGTCGTTCGGCGTTGCCGACTATGCAGCTTCAACGCGCGCGCGCACCACGGTGATCGGCGGCGTCAACAAGGATTCAGGTGTACTGACCGACAAGGACGACAAAGGCAATCGCGAGTATTTCTGGTCCGATCCCTGGCACGCCGCGCAAACGCGCATGATGGTCGCGTGCCGCGCCTATGGTTTGCGGCCGATCGACGGTCCGTTCGGCGACTTCAACGATCCGGACGGATTTATTTCCGCCGCCAACCGCTGCGCCGTTCTGGGCTACGAAGGCAAGTGGGCGATCCATCCTTCGCAAATAGAACTCGCCAACCAAGTCTTCACGCCGTCCGATGCCGAAGTCACGAAAGCGCGCCGTGTGGTGGAAGCGATGGCGCAAGCCGCCAAAGAAGGCAAGGGCGCGGTGTCGCTCGACGGTCGTCTGATCGATATCGCCAGCATCCGCATGGCTGAAGCGCTGCTGAAGAAAGCTGATGCGACCAGAAAAGCGGCTTGA
- a CDS encoding malate--CoA ligase subunit beta, with translation MDIHEYQAKELLSSFGVPVPRGGVVYSPDQAAYCASEVGGWRWVVKAQIHSGGRGKAGGIKLCKTYHEVRQAAAELLGKKLITNQTGPEGKIVHRVYVEVADPFVRELYLGFVLDRKTERVRVIASSEGGMEIEEIAKNHPEKILQETVDPAVGLQQFQAREIAFGLGLTLKQVSRAVTAIMAAYRAFRDLDATMVEINPLVVTEDERVLALDAKMSFDDNALFRRRNIAEMRDPGEEDPREVVAGQHGLNYVGLDGTIGCIINGAGLAMATMDTIKHAGGEPANFLDVGGGASAERVAAAFRLVLSDKNVGAILVNIFAGINRCDWVAEGVVQAAREVDLKVPLIVRLAGTNVEAGQKIIAESGLPIISAHTLKEAAEKSVAAQKAYAAAA, from the coding sequence ATGGACATTCATGAATATCAGGCAAAAGAATTATTGAGCAGTTTCGGCGTGCCGGTGCCGCGCGGCGGTGTCGTTTACAGCCCCGACCAGGCCGCCTATTGCGCGTCGGAAGTCGGCGGATGGCGCTGGGTAGTCAAGGCGCAGATTCACTCCGGCGGCCGCGGCAAGGCGGGCGGCATCAAGCTGTGCAAAACATATCACGAGGTGCGGCAGGCCGCGGCCGAATTGCTCGGCAAAAAGCTGATCACGAATCAGACCGGCCCGGAAGGGAAAATCGTCCACCGCGTTTATGTCGAAGTCGCCGATCCGTTCGTACGCGAGCTTTACCTGGGCTTTGTGCTCGATCGCAAAACCGAGCGCGTGCGCGTCATCGCATCTTCCGAAGGCGGTATGGAAATCGAGGAAATCGCTAAAAACCATCCGGAAAAAATCCTGCAGGAAACCGTCGATCCGGCGGTCGGCTTGCAGCAGTTTCAGGCGCGTGAAATCGCGTTTGGCCTGGGCCTGACATTGAAGCAAGTCAGCCGCGCCGTCACCGCGATCATGGCCGCCTATCGCGCCTTCCGCGATCTCGATGCCACCATGGTCGAAATCAATCCGCTGGTCGTTACTGAAGACGAACGCGTACTCGCGCTCGATGCAAAGATGTCGTTCGACGACAACGCGCTGTTCCGCCGCCGCAACATCGCGGAGATGCGCGACCCCGGCGAAGAAGATCCGCGCGAGGTGGTGGCCGGGCAGCATGGTCTGAACTATGTCGGCCTCGATGGCACGATCGGCTGCATCATCAACGGCGCTGGCCTGGCCATGGCGACCATGGATACGATCAAGCATGCGGGCGGCGAGCCGGCCAACTTCCTCGACGTCGGCGGCGGCGCTTCGGCCGAGCGCGTTGCGGCGGCATTCCGTCTGGTTCTTTCCGACAAGAACGTCGGCGCGATCCTCGTCAATATTTTTGCCGGCATCAACCGCTGCGACTGGGTTGCCGAAGGCGTTGTGCAAGCCGCGCGCGAAGTCGATCTCAAGGTGCCGCTGATCGTTCGCCTCGCCGGCACCAATGTCGAAGCCGGGCAGAAGATCATCGCCGAAAGCGGCCTGCCGATCATCAGCGCCCATACGCTGAAGGAAGCCGCCGAAAAGTCGGTAGCAGCCCAGAAAGCCTACGCGGCAGCGGCATGA
- the sucD gene encoding succinate--CoA ligase subunit alpha has protein sequence MSILIDGNTPVLIQGFTGDKGTFHAKEMIAYGTKVVGGVTPGKGGREHLGLPVFNTVKEAVKQTGATTSITFVPPAFCADSIMEAADAGIRLVCSITDGIPAQDMMRVKRYLMRYPKEKRTMLVGPNCAGIISAGKAMLGIMPGHIYKQGKVGIVSRSGTLGYEAAAQLEIVGLGVTTSVGIGGDPINGSSFLDHLVLFEQDPETEAVMMIGEIGGPQEAEAAKWVKENMSKPVIGYVAGVTAPKGRRMGHAGAIISTSGDSAAEKAEIMKSYGLFVAPSAAELGETAARAMASKKSRAAAA, from the coding sequence ATGAGCATATTGATAGACGGAAATACACCTGTCCTGATCCAGGGTTTCACCGGCGACAAGGGAACCTTTCACGCGAAGGAAATGATTGCGTACGGGACCAAAGTCGTGGGAGGCGTGACGCCCGGCAAAGGCGGCCGCGAGCATCTCGGGCTACCTGTTTTCAACACGGTCAAAGAAGCTGTCAAACAGACCGGTGCTACGACCAGCATCACCTTCGTGCCCCCGGCATTCTGCGCCGATTCGATCATGGAAGCGGCCGACGCCGGCATCCGGCTCGTCTGCTCCATCACCGACGGCATCCCGGCGCAGGACATGATGCGCGTCAAGCGCTACCTGATGCGCTACCCGAAAGAAAAACGCACCATGCTGGTCGGCCCGAATTGCGCCGGCATCATCAGCGCCGGCAAAGCCATGCTCGGCATCATGCCGGGTCATATTTACAAGCAGGGCAAGGTCGGCATCGTTTCGCGCTCTGGCACTTTGGGATATGAAGCAGCAGCGCAGCTCGAGATAGTCGGCCTCGGCGTCACGACCAGCGTCGGCATCGGCGGCGACCCGATCAACGGCAGCTCGTTCCTCGACCATCTCGTATTGTTCGAGCAGGATCCGGAGACCGAAGCCGTTATGATGATCGGCGAGATCGGCGGACCGCAGGAAGCCGAAGCCGCCAAGTGGGTCAAGGAAAACATGAGCAAGCCCGTCATCGGTTATGTCGCCGGGGTGACGGCGCCGAAAGGGCGCCGCATGGGCCACGCTGGCGCGATCATCTCGACCAGCGGGGATAGCGCAGCCGAGAAAGCCGAAATCATGAAGTCGTACGGCTTGTTCGTTGCACCCAGTGCTGCCGAGCTTGGCGAGACGGCCGCGAGGGCCATGGCGAGCAAGAAGAGTCGCGCTGCCGCGGCGTAG